The window GTCGCACTATGTTGAACCGGCCCTTCCCATTCCGTTGCACAAGCTGTCTAAAATAACGTGAAGGATCAACCATTTCTTATCGGATGCCAAGTGCCAACAACCGGTTGGCGTCCGATCATACTTTTCACTGCTGGAAATAGTTCGTCCAACCTATGCCGTCGCAAAATCAACTGTCGCAACACGCTTCGATGCAGACTTTGGAATCGCGTGTTGCGTGGAAATTGACGCCTCGTGTCCGCTGGCTGTGCGGCGCGGCGGTAATTGCCGGAGCGACTTTTTTGGCTTATTTCCCCTGCCTCAATGGCGGATTTATTCTCGACGACGATGCGCTGCTGACGGAAAACAAAATTGTCCGGGCACCCGATGGGCTGCATCGATTTTGGTGGCCCTGGAAATTGGCTTTGGAAGATCAGCCGGCCGATTACTGGCCCGTCGCCAATTCGACGTTTTGGCTGGAATGGCGGCTGTGGAAACTCGATTCTACCGGTTACCACATCACTAATGTGCTTCTGCACATTTTGGCTTCGCTGTTGTTGTGGGAAGTGCTCAAGCGGTTGTGCATTCCCGGCGCCTGGTTGGCAGCGCTGTGGTTTGCGATTCACCCAGTGAATGTAGAGAGTGTCGCTTGGATTTCCCAGCGCAAAGACGTGCTGGCGGTTTTGTTTTTTTTGCTGTCGATTTGGTGGTGGCTGAAAGCAAACGAGCCAGACGCCTTAGCGGACAAGGAACACTTGCAGCAAGCAGCAACCGCGCCGGCGGGAAATATTTATCTTGGCTGGTATGCGCTGAGCTTGCTGGCGTTCGTGCTGGGCATGTTGAGTAAAGGATCGGTGGCAATTTTGCCGCTGGCGCTGCTATTGATCGTGTGGTGGCAGCGCAACCATATTCGCTGGGCCGACGTGTGGCACGTCGCGCCGTTTTTTGTGGTGTCGGCCCTCTTCACTGCTGTGAACATGTGGTTTCAAGCACGAGGCGGGCACGATGCCATTCGCGAAGTGAACGCGATCCAACGAGTGCTGGGAGCCGGCGCGGTTGTGTGGTTTTATTTGTGGAAAGCATTGTGGCCAATGCATTTGGTGTTTGTGTACCCGCCGTGGCAAATCGACCCGAACGATCCTGCGTGGTGGCTGCCCCTGGCGGCGGCCTTGGCTGGGACCGGGTTCTTGGTCTGGCAACGTAACTCGCCGCGGATGAAATGGGTTCGGCCCACGCTCTTCGCCTGGGCATTTTTCTGTTTGGCTCTCTTGCCGGTCATGGGCTTTACCGACGTGGGTTACATGCGACATACATTGGTGGCCGATCATTATCAGCACATTGCCATCATCGGCGTCGTGGCGCTGGCGGCTGCTTTTTGTTGCCCATTCCGTTGGCAGCAGCCTTTTAGCCGACTAGCGGCATACATTGTTGCTGTTTTCGTGAGCGTGACGCTGTTCCTACTAACGTTCCGGCAAACGGGCTTGTATGTAAATGCCATGACGCTGTATTCCGACACCGTGGAAAACAATCCAGTGAGTTGGCTGGCACACAACAATTTGGGCCTGGAATATTACAAAATCGGCAAGCTAAACGAGGCCATCGCTCATTATGAAACAACGCTGCGGCTAAACCCTTTATGCTCCGCGGCCTATCGCAACCTGGGTGACGCGCTAACCGATTTAGATCGTTTTTCGGAAGCAATTGCCAGCTACCGCCGGGCACTGGAAATTTCGCCAGATGATCCGTCAACCCATTACAATTTAGGCTTGGCGTTGGCATTGTCCGGTCATCCGGATGAAGCGGAACCAGAATATAAAAAAACACTGAAGGCCTTTCCTGATTCGCCGGAAGCGAACCATTCCATGGGATTGTTGCTGGCCGCGCGCGGACAATTTCCCGAGGCCATTGGTTATTTTGAACGAGCGCTGAAAGGCGATCCCAACTTTGTCGAAGCCGACGTGAACATGGCTGCCGCGTATGCGGCGATGGGTCGCTATGCCGACGCCGTTCAATACGCGCAGCAGGCGTTGGAGCTGGCGCAATCGAAGAAGGATGCGAAATTGGCCGACGGCATTGCAGCCCGCCTGAAGACTTATCAGGAGCGTTTGTCGAATCCGGATCAGAAGTTGCCGGCGTCTAAGGAAGGGGCCGTCAAACCGTAAGCGGCGGCGTGTTAGGAACGGATCGTCGCGAAATCGCCGGACTCCAGCGGTTCTTCCGCCACATGAAATTGCAGCCGTAAGCGACGGGCCAGTTCGTCCCTGGCGCCGGACTTTACGTCGGCAAACCATTGAATTTCGCCGGCCTGGCAGGCCGCCACAAGTTGGCCGCTGCGAATGGCCACCGTGTTGGTGTGAACCGCCGGAATACGGGTCTCGGCGGTAATTAGTCCGCACAAATTCACGGGGTCGGCGGCCGACAGAACCAGCGTTGCCGTGTCTGGCGATTCCTCGCGCAGGCCGCGCAGTAGTTCCACGGCCTCGGGCAAAGCATATTGTTCGCCCGCCACGCCGCTGACAAACCGGCCGCCGCGAATTTCACCGCGCGCCTCCAGACGACGATAAACCGGCGCTAAGCGCCCCCAAAACGGCGCGGCCGATTCGCGCGCGAGCAAATCGCGGAAGACAATCCCCCAGCGGCGCAACAATTGCCAGGCCCAACTGATGACGGCCTGTTGCGAATCGACCTTGGGTAAAAACCCAGGAAATTGCGACCAGCGTCCGGATGGGGCGGCGGTGAATTCTCGCCGCAGGCGGCGCGCGCGACGGCGCTTTTCCGCCCGGCGGCGATCCGTGGCCGTGCCGGAAATAAGCCGCACCGCTGTGAAAGCATCGGCCGTGGCCAAACCCAGCGCCGCCAATTCGTGCAAAGCTTCGTCAAGCTGCGAAGGCAACAGGCCGGTCAGCGCTAAAAGTTCGTGCGGAAACAGCGCGCCTCGTTGACGAAGTGCTTCCAACACCGCTGCGGCGCCGCCCCGGCAGTGCGCCTCGGCGCTTTCACGCTCATCGGGCAACAGCCAGCCAAGATTTTCGCGCAACAAGAGCGCGATGGGCGCGGCCCGAGTTAACCCAGCGCCGCTGGGCACGTCGTCGGCATCTTTGCGTGGCGGACACAATCGGCCCCAGGCCAATTCGCCCGACATCGAAAGTTCGTCCAGCCAGCGTAGATCGTATTCATCGCACCGTGCCGGCAGAATTCGCCGCTCCCATAAAGCAGCAGCCAGTTCTAAACCCTGCAATTGCGAAATCGCTTTTCGCAGACCCGCGCGGCCGTGCCACAGGGTGCCGGGCAGCAGGTGATGCCAGCGCGCCAGAAAGCGAATGAAATCGTGCGGTTGGGCCGGTTGAATTTGCCGCCGCAGGCCGTCCAAGGTTTTGCGGTGAATGCGGGCCAGCAAACGGCGTTCGCACCATTGAACTGGCGCTGACGAACGGGTAACGAGAGCCGAAGGGTGACGTCGGCTTTCTGAATTCGATGTCGCCACGGCAATCGCCGATTGTGGAATTGGATTGGGAGAATGTGGAACGACAGATTGCTCGTCCGGCGGCGTAAAATTGCCGCGCATCACGGTGCCTTCAGCTTCAATGGCTTCCAGCGCGGCAAAAATTTGACTGTCGTTCAGTGCCAATAATTCGCTCAATTGTTCGGCCGTAATCGGTCCGCTGCACTGCATGCGACCTCGCACCAGCGTCACCAGTGCCTCGGTCGATTCCCAATTTTGCCGCACGGTGTGAGGCAATTCGATGACTGGCTGCGCAATCGCCCGCGGATACAGCGTTTTCACTAGCGGCCAACGCTCCGCCACGGTCCAAAATTGGGAAGCATGGGACGCCGGAACGGAATGCGCGGTTCCATTGCCGGATTCGCGGCCGTTTTGACTCGAATCTGAATCGTTGTCGTTTGAATGGGGAATGGGGACTGTGGAATGAGGAATCAGTGGTGCTTCATGCGAAATATCAATGCGTAGCGCGCGCTTCGCGGATTTCAATTCTTCAAAATACGGTGTCCATTCCGGCGCTTCGTCGGCGCGAAGCAAACACAAACCATGCAGAGCGTCGTGCAATTCGTCAGCATCACGCACCAACGGCCACGCTTCGGACCGCACTTGGGCAATGGCTTCCGGATCGAGTCGCCCCAAATCGCTGGCCGATTCAAACGACAATCCCCGTCGCAGCGTCACCGCCCGGGCCCGGCGCTCTTCCAGCGGTGCATCGTCCAGAAACGCATACGGACTGGCGTTGAGAATTTCGTGACTGAACGGCGATGGCTCCCGGGTATCACGGGCAATCAATTCAATGCGGCCACTGCGGATGTCGGCCAGCACGTTGAGCCAGCGATCCACATCCATCGCTTCGTGCAGGCAATCTTCAAACGTTTGATGAATGAACGGATGGTCGGGAATTTCGGTATCGCCGTGATGGTTTTCCAGACAACCGGCCTGGGCAGGAAACACTGCGGCCAGCAAATCGTCGCTCCGGAAGCGCTGCAAGTTCGGCGGCACACGCTGGCCGTGTTTATTTCGCAGCACGGCCAAAGCCCGGGTCACGCACCATCGCCACCGGGTTTGAAACACGGGCGCGGCCAGCAGCGCCTGCTCGAGCAAATGCCGGCCGTTTTCCGGCGTCAGCATGCTGAACAATGCCTGCAGCGGAAAGCTGTGTTGCGGGCCGAGCGATAGCACGATGCCGTCTTCGTCGGAGCTGGCTTGCAATTCGAAATCGAACGAACGGCAAAATCGCTTGCGAAACGCCAGACCCCAGGCCCGATTGATTCGCGCGCCCCACGGAGCGTGAATCACAAGCTGCGTGCCCCCCGATTCGTCAAAAAAGCGCTCGAATACAATCCGCCGCAGCGTGGGAATCAGCCCGATGGCCGCGTATTGGGCTGCCGTGTATCGGGCGGCCTGCGCCGCCGCATATTCATCGATTCCTAATTCCTGCCTCAACCAAGCGACCGCCTGCGATAAATTCGGCTCCTCGCCGTTTTGCCCGATGTGCGGCGAAATGTGTTGCTCCAAATCTTCTCGCAAGCGGGAAAGTTCTTGCGAGAATTCGATGGTCCGGCCCGGCGCTTCCCCCAGCCAAAACGGCACGCTGGCGGGCGCGCCCTGGGCATCGCTGACAATCACTTCAGAACCGCGCACGTAATGCACTCGCCACGATGTGTTGCCCAGTAAAAAAATATCGCCGATGTTGCTTTCCAACGCGAAGTCTTCGTTCACGGTGCCGACAAACGTGCCTTCGTTTTCGGTAACGACGCGGAAATCTCCCAGTTCGGGAATCGCTCCACCGCAGGTAATGGCGGCAATTCGCGCACCGCGCCGCGCTTTTACCCGGCCGGAAATAATATCGCGGTGCAGCCATGCGCCCGACCGATTGGCCGGCGTAATGCCTTCGCTCAAAATCGTAATGATGCGGTTGAAATGCTCGCGGTCTAAATTGCGATACGGCCACGCGCCGCGCACCAGCGCAAACAACTCATCCTCGCTCCATTCGTCGCTGGCGCACATGGCCACCATTTGTTGAGCCAGCAAATCGAGCGGCGCGACCGGCACTTCAATGGCATCCAGCCGCCCCGCGCGCACGGCGCGAATTAGCGCCAGACACTCCATCAACTCATCCCGTGTCAGTGGAAACAACCGGCCCTTGGGAATCACGCCCAGTGAGTGGCCGGAACGCCCCACGCGCTGCAAAAACGTGGCGATCGATCGCGGCGAGCCCATTTGGCATACCAAGTCGATGTAACCCACGTCGATGCCCATTTCCAGCGAGGCCGTGGCGACAATGGCTTTCAGTTTGCCTTGCTTCAGCCGCTCTTCGGCATCCCAGCGAATTTGCCGCGACAGGCTGCCGTGATGAGCCGCCACGGCTCCCTCGCCCAGCGTTTGCCGCAGTTGATGGGCCACACGCTCGGCTAATTTGCGAGTGTTCACAAACACCAACGTGCTGCGATGCGCCTGAATCAATTGCGACAGCCGCTCGTAAACTTCGCCCCATTGTTCGGCGGAGCAAACCGCTTCCAATTCGCTGGGGGGCACTTCGATGTTGAGATCAAGCTGCCGCTGATGGCCGGCATCGATGATGGTGCAGTGGGGACGGCCGTCGGTCGTCACATTCGTCGCGCCGACAAGAAATCGCGCGATTTCCTCAATCGGCGCCTGCGTGGCAGAAAGCCCAATCCGCAGCGGCGGCTTATGACACAGCCGAGACAGCCGCTCCAGCGTGATCGACAAATGCGAGCCGCGCTTGTCACGGGCCAGGGCGTGAATTTCATCCACGATGACGGTTTCCACGCCGCGGAGCATTTCGCGGCTTTTAGGACTAGTCAGTAACAAATAAAGCGATTCGGGCGTGGTGACCAGCAAATGCGGCGGATGACGCAACATGGCGGCGCGCTCACGCGCCGGTGTATCACCCGTGCGAACAACAGCGCGAATTGACAACGGCTGATGCCCCGCTTCGAGGGCCGCTTGCTGAAGCTCCGCCAGCGGCACTTCCAAATTGCGATGGATGTCGTTGGAAAGCGCCTTCAGCGGCGAGACATAAACCACGCGGGTCGCATCGGCCAGTGTGCCGGTCAGTGCTTCGCCCAACAGCCGATCTAAGCACGACAAAAACGCCGCCAGTGTTTTGCCGCTGCCCGTGGGAGCGGCAATCAGCGTATTTCGGCCGGCGGCAATTTCCGGCCAGCCCAGGCGCTGCGGCTCGGTCGGCTGGCCAAAGCGGCTGCGAAACCAGTTTTCGACAAGTGGATGAAACACGCCGTGCTCCCAAGTGTCTTCCCAGCGGGTATTTCGATTATCCTCAGTTTACCGGTTTGCGCTTCGGCAGGCCACTTCTGTATTGCGGCAACAATTGGCCCGCCAGAGATTTGTCTACCGGTCCTCGATTTGCTGGATTCTTCAAGATACCCCCGGCTAAATTTCTGCCATTGACCGCCGGGTCTTTCACGCAACGATTGTGGTGGAACACCGGCCGTTTCTTCGCCGCCCAATTTTCTCTTCACTTGTCGGCACTACGAGGGGAACCATCATGAAGCTTCAAGATTATCTACACGATCGACAGGTGAACTTTGACGTGTTGCCGCATGAGGACACTTTTGATTCGCAGCATTTGGCCGAAGCCGTGCACGTGTCCGGCCGCCAAGTGGCAAAAACCGTTTTGCTGCGGATGGATCATGGTTACCAGTATGCCGTGGCAATTCTGCCGGCCACACATTTGATCGATTTGGAGGCAGTCAGCAAATTGTTGGGCGGATCGCGCGTCGAGTTGGCCACCGAATATGAAATTGCCCAGCGCTGCCCGGATTGCGAAATGGGCGTGTTGCCCCCCTTTGGCACGATGTACGGTTTGGAGACCGTGATGGACGAAACGCTTCGCCACGCCGAACAAATTGTGTTCGAGGCCAACACGCACCAAGAAGCTATTCGCATGGCGGGCGAAGATTTTATGAAGTTGGAAAATCCATTGGTGGGCAGCTTCGCAAAACCGCGGGCAGGAAAAACCGAAGGGCGAACATTGAAGCTCGGATGATGTCTGCTTCGTGTTTCGATCTGGCCGCTTACATCGCCAGGAAACTTACGGCATCACAAATTCGTGTTCCGGATGCCGGACGGTGAGAACGGGGCAGGGGGCTTTGCGCACCACTTTTTCCGCCACGCTCCCCATCAGCATGTGTGCAATTGGACCTCGTCCATGCGTCCCAAGCACCAATAAATCGATGTTCTGCTCGCGGGCATAACGAATAATTTCAACAAATTCGCTCATGCCGGTAAGCAGTTCTAAACGAGCCCGATATTTGTCGCGCTCCTGGGCCGTAAGCAGTTTATCTAATTGTCTGCGGGCCGCTTGTTCCAGTTCGACGTAGAACTCAGGGCTGACAGTAAAATCGCCGTCGGGAATCCAATTCACCAAGACGTGCAACAGATGAAGTTGAGCATGAAACGCCTCGGCCAGCGCCTTGGCGTAATTCAGCGCGGCGACCGAGGTATCGCTGAAATCGACAGGCACACAAATGTTTTGCAATTGGATGTGCATGGGGTCGTCATCGCTTGTCGATTAAAAAGGATGGCTTGCTCAATCTCACTCTAATTCATTTTATGCCACAAAGGCAGCCTCGAACGGCGAACTGCAGCGCGGGGCAATGGCCCGTCGAATTTTTGCCGTCAGAGTTACCCTAAACGTCACGGTTAAGGGCTGCGAATTCCTGCTAGCACGCCAAATGTGTCTGGACAAACTACGGAAATTCGTTAAGTTGATGGTTTGTTTATAGTTGCGTTTATTCGGCGGTAGACGGCTCCATGCACTTTCTTGATTTTGTCCTGCGGAACCTGCTGCGGCGCAAAGTTCGCACGGCGCTGACCATTGTCGGCGTCTCGGTGGCCATTGCGGCCGTGGTCGGGCTATTGAGCATTACCAACGGGTACGAGCAATCAAGCAAAGAGGTTTACGCCAGCCATGGCACCGACATGGTGGTGGTGCGGGCCGGAGTGGCCGTAAACGCTACCAGCACCCTGGAAGAAAGTTTGGGGAAACGGTTGCAAGGGCTCGACGGGGTAAGCAAAGTCACCATGCCCCTGCACGACAGCGTTTCGTTCGAGGGGATTACCGTGCCGGTGCCGCTGAACGGCTGGCCGCTGGATAGCTTCGACTTCGACAGCTTGAATATCTTGCCGCCAGGCCGCACGCTGGAAACCAGCGATAAACAAGGGGTGTTGCTGGGCATAACTTTGGCCAATAGTCTTGGAAAAAAAGTAGGGGATGAAGTGGAGATCGAAGGCGACAAGTTCCGGGTTGTCGGTATTTACGAAAGCGGCAGCATTATCGAAGATCGATCCGCGGTGATCTCGCTCCGCAATTTGCAAAATTTGATGGGCCGCGACGCCCTGGTTTCGCAATTCGAGATTACGCTGCGCAAGGATTTGCCCGATCGCGCCGGAACCATCGCCGCCTTGCGGCAACAAATCGAGAATTTGAAAGACGAAGACGGCAATAAATTGGGGCTGGCGGCTCAACCCAGCG of the Pirellulales bacterium genome contains:
- a CDS encoding tetratricopeptide repeat protein, giving the protein MTPRVRWLCGAAVIAGATFLAYFPCLNGGFILDDDALLTENKIVRAPDGLHRFWWPWKLALEDQPADYWPVANSTFWLEWRLWKLDSTGYHITNVLLHILASLLLWEVLKRLCIPGAWLAALWFAIHPVNVESVAWISQRKDVLAVLFFLLSIWWWLKANEPDALADKEHLQQAATAPAGNIYLGWYALSLLAFVLGMLSKGSVAILPLALLLIVWWQRNHIRWADVWHVAPFFVVSALFTAVNMWFQARGGHDAIREVNAIQRVLGAGAVVWFYLWKALWPMHLVFVYPPWQIDPNDPAWWLPLAAALAGTGFLVWQRNSPRMKWVRPTLFAWAFFCLALLPVMGFTDVGYMRHTLVADHYQHIAIIGVVALAAAFCCPFRWQQPFSRLAAYIVAVFVSVTLFLLTFRQTGLYVNAMTLYSDTVENNPVSWLAHNNLGLEYYKIGKLNEAIAHYETTLRLNPLCSAAYRNLGDALTDLDRFSEAIASYRRALEISPDDPSTHYNLGLALALSGHPDEAEPEYKKTLKAFPDSPEANHSMGLLLAARGQFPEAIGYFERALKGDPNFVEADVNMAAAYAAMGRYADAVQYAQQALELAQSKKDAKLADGIAARLKTYQERLSNPDQKLPASKEGAVKP
- a CDS encoding DEAD/DEAH box helicase, whose amino-acid sequence is MFHPLVENWFRSRFGQPTEPQRLGWPEIAAGRNTLIAAPTGSGKTLAAFLSCLDRLLGEALTGTLADATRVVYVSPLKALSNDIHRNLEVPLAELQQAALEAGHQPLSIRAVVRTGDTPARERAAMLRHPPHLLVTTPESLYLLLTSPKSREMLRGVETVIVDEIHALARDKRGSHLSITLERLSRLCHKPPLRIGLSATQAPIEEIARFLVGATNVTTDGRPHCTIIDAGHQRQLDLNIEVPPSELEAVCSAEQWGEVYERLSQLIQAHRSTLVFVNTRKLAERVAHQLRQTLGEGAVAAHHGSLSRQIRWDAEERLKQGKLKAIVATASLEMGIDVGYIDLVCQMGSPRSIATFLQRVGRSGHSLGVIPKGRLFPLTRDELMECLALIRAVRAGRLDAIEVPVAPLDLLAQQMVAMCASDEWSEDELFALVRGAWPYRNLDREHFNRIITILSEGITPANRSGAWLHRDIISGRVKARRGARIAAITCGGAIPELGDFRVVTENEGTFVGTVNEDFALESNIGDIFLLGNTSWRVHYVRGSEVIVSDAQGAPASVPFWLGEAPGRTIEFSQELSRLREDLEQHISPHIGQNGEEPNLSQAVAWLRQELGIDEYAAAQAARYTAAQYAAIGLIPTLRRIVFERFFDESGGTQLVIHAPWGARINRAWGLAFRKRFCRSFDFELQASSDEDGIVLSLGPQHSFPLQALFSMLTPENGRHLLEQALLAAPVFQTRWRWCVTRALAVLRNKHGQRVPPNLQRFRSDDLLAAVFPAQAGCLENHHGDTEIPDHPFIHQTFEDCLHEAMDVDRWLNVLADIRSGRIELIARDTREPSPFSHEILNASPYAFLDDAPLEERRARAVTLRRGLSFESASDLGRLDPEAIAQVRSEAWPLVRDADELHDALHGLCLLRADEAPEWTPYFEELKSAKRALRIDISHEAPLIPHSTVPIPHSNDNDSDSSQNGRESGNGTAHSVPASHASQFWTVAERWPLVKTLYPRAIAQPVIELPHTVRQNWESTEALVTLVRGRMQCSGPITAEQLSELLALNDSQIFAALEAIEAEGTVMRGNFTPPDEQSVVPHSPNPIPQSAIAVATSNSESRRHPSALVTRSSAPVQWCERRLLARIHRKTLDGLRRQIQPAQPHDFIRFLARWHHLLPGTLWHGRAGLRKAISQLQGLELAAALWERRILPARCDEYDLRWLDELSMSGELAWGRLCPPRKDADDVPSGAGLTRAAPIALLLRENLGWLLPDERESAEAHCRGGAAAVLEALRQRGALFPHELLALTGLLPSQLDEALHELAALGLATADAFTAVRLISGTATDRRRAEKRRRARRLRREFTAAPSGRWSQFPGFLPKVDSQQAVISWAWQLLRRWGIVFRDLLARESAAPFWGRLAPVYRRLEARGEIRGGRFVSGVAGEQYALPEAVELLRGLREESPDTATLVLSAADPVNLCGLITAETRIPAVHTNTVAIRSGQLVAACQAGEIQWFADVKSGARDELARRLRLQFHVAEEPLESGDFATIRS
- a CDS encoding YbaK/EbsC family protein; the protein is MKLQDYLHDRQVNFDVLPHEDTFDSQHLAEAVHVSGRQVAKTVLLRMDHGYQYAVAILPATHLIDLEAVSKLLGGSRVELATEYEIAQRCPDCEMGVLPPFGTMYGLETVMDETLRHAEQIVFEANTHQEAIRMAGEDFMKLENPLVGSFAKPRAGKTEGRTLKLG
- a CDS encoding universal stress protein, whose translation is MHIQLQNICVPVDFSDTSVAALNYAKALAEAFHAQLHLLHVLVNWIPDGDFTVSPEFYVELEQAARRQLDKLLTAQERDKYRARLELLTGMSEFVEIIRYAREQNIDLLVLGTHGRGPIAHMLMGSVAEKVVRKAPCPVLTVRHPEHEFVMP
- a CDS encoding ABC transporter permease — its product is MHFLDFVLRNLLRRKVRTALTIVGVSVAIAAVVGLLSITNGYEQSSKEVYASHGTDMVVVRAGVAVNATSTLEESLGKRLQGLDGVSKVTMPLHDSVSFEGITVPVPLNGWPLDSFDFDSLNILPPGRTLETSDKQGVLLGITLANSLGKKVGDEVEIEGDKFRVVGIYESGSIIEDRSAVISLRNLQNLMGRDALVSQFEITLRKDLPDRAGTIAALRQQIENLKDEDGNKLGLAAQPSDDFVKSDNQIRLAHAMAWVTSAIALIVGSIGMLNTMIVSVLERTQEIGILRAIGWRKGRIVRMIMWESFTLSFAGAAIGILLAYVMIQMLGWFPAAQGAVHTGITRYTVFMAYVLSILVGLVGGGYPALRGAGLPPTEALRYE